The Haemorhous mexicanus isolate bHaeMex1 chromosome 6, bHaeMex1.pri, whole genome shotgun sequence genome includes the window ggatggatgAACTCTGGGCTCTGCACCCAGCTCAGCTTGGGGTGgtttttcccaaaaaataaCACCCCCAGcaattccagcagcacagagaggtctgcccaggcaggggggctcctcagctgtccctgcctgcacctGCACCCTTGGTGCTCCAAAACAATCTGGGGTCTGGGTCTGACCTCCTGCCACAACAGGAACGTCCCCAAACAGAGCTGATGGGACAAAGATGAAAATTCCCATCGTGTCCTGACATTCCCCACCCAGATCTCTCTCCCACTTGGCTCCTGCAGTGCAGAGCCCACATCCACACCCTTCCCAGGCATCTGGAGCCCAGAGCCCATCCTCCAGCAGCCCAAAGGTGCTTCTGGGGCCAAGATGCTTttcccaggagcccagggcCTGGCAGCATGCAGAGAGCAAGAGCCACTTACCTCATTGGTGCTTCCCTGGGAGAGGCATGGGGAAGGGgagacagaaagagaaagaaacagctcTGTGGATCTCAGTGTCCATGGCAGCTCATCCCTGGGGTGTTCCCAGGGGGGCTCATCCCAGACTGGtcacccctccctgctctgtccatccctccctcctgcacCTGGTCCCACtcccaggggacagagctgctggctcgTGGTGGCACAGTCACAGCAGCTCCCCTCTGCCACAAATCCTCCCTGGAGAACTTTCCCTCTGCTTGGAAAGCCACAGGGCCCGTGGGAGCCAGGAACAGCTCCAAGCACTTTGCCCTCTTTATTTTCCCCCAGCTGGACATGCTGCAAGTGGgcagcacctccctgcagcctggctcctgctcctgctgaactcccactgctcctgcacCGGGATGGGATGGAACATTCCAGCACATCCCAAAGGCTCCTGGGCAGTGTCCCTGGGCAAAGGGACACTGCAGGGGGCAGGATGAATccacctgggacagcagcactgcccagctctgggatggaggAACATCAGTGAATGCTGCCTCTCTTTCCCCCAAAGCTGCAtggccagctgcagcagctcagggaagcaggaatgtgCTTGTTCTCCATGAAAACCTCGGTGGTGGAGGagaagcagggaaggagaagggccCTTCCTGCCAGAaatcagggctgggctggctcctgggggATGAGCTcccacagagcaggagggcacTGCAGCCTTTGGCTCTCTGGGCACATGGACCGTGCCCCtgggtggggagcagggctcagggggAGTCCTGGTGGGCTGGGCTTTCCCCTTCCTGCAGTGGGAAATCAGGGTCTGCTGCCAAAACCGGCACAGCCAAGACCTGGCCTCGacctctggcagagctgggagagcccaaatccctgccctgaagcaggggagagccctggctgctcctctgtgaCAGCCACAGCCATGCACACACCAAGCACACACACCAGGATCCTCCCCAGGGCATCCCTTGGAGCTGCCCATCCCCACAAGGCTCCACAAAATCACATCTGCTGATGGgtaagacaaggaggaaagaaaaaggcagaacaaaAGAGCTTGCTGGGAGTTTTCTCAGATCTACAGAACTTGTTTTCCACACTGGACAGGAACTGGAGGCTCAGGGACGCAGCTCCAGCCTTGCTCAcccacctgtgctgcagccacagggcagCCCCGTGACCTCCCCCTTACAACAAACTCCACAAACTGATCTGCAACAATTCCTGTGCCCCTCCTCTCCCCGTCTGGAAGCTCTGAGGAACAGATTAAAACTCCAATTAAAACTGACAAGGTGTTCCTGCACTGATCACAGCACAAGCAGCTGGATCTAACAACcctaaaaaccaaaaccatctcaaagggggaagaaaacccCCAAGAAACTCAATgctaaaaaacccaacaaacccaGCGGGGTGCAGGGAGGAAACTTTTTGTGcgatttttaaaaccaaaagctCTTTATCCTACCTGGTCCCACAAGGCTGCAGCCACTTGGTCTATTACAGCTCCCAGTTCTCTGTACTCCCCAGAGTATCTGATATAAGCCCAGGTACAGAGTGTGATTAGTGTCAAGCCCAGAATCATGTTGCACAGGCTGGCTATGATGTCCAAGCCAATGAAGCCGGTGACGCCGGCCAGCACGTAGGTGATGAAGATGACGACGAAGAGCGTGGCCGGGGTGCGGGCAGCGTGGAAGATGTTCTTGCTGTCGTTGTGTTTGATGTACTGGATGTAGAGCTCGTCGATCTCcgcctccagctgctgcaggtagCGCCGGCTGAACTCCTCCCCTCCCATCTTCTTCACGCCCCGGAACAGCCGCACCGCCTCCTCCTTCAGCTCCGCGTGCTTGGCCTGCAGGTCGCTGGGGGCCAGGAAGGGCTTGTCCCCTCCACACACCTGCGGGGAAACACGGggatggcactgctggcacGGGGAAATCATCCCTGAgatggcactgctggcacagggaaatCACTGCTGATACAGGGAAATCACTGCTGATACAGGGAAATCATCCCTGAgatggcactgctggcacagggaaatCATCCCTGAgatggcactgctggcacagggaaatCACTGCTGATACAGGGAAATCATCCCTGAGATGGCACTGCTGGCACGGGGAAATCATCCCTGAGATGGCACTGCTGGCACGGGGAAATCACTGCTGATACAGGGAAATCACTGCTGATACAGGGAAATCATCCCTGaaatggcactgctggcacagggaaatCATCCCTGAGATGGCACTGCTGATACAGGGAAATCATCCCTGaaatggcactgctggcacagggatATCATCCCTGaaatggcactgctggcacagggaaatCACTGCTGATAGAGGGAAACCATCACTGAAATGGCACTGCTGATACAGGAAATCACTGTTGGCATGGGGAAATCATCCCTAACACGGGGAAATCATCACTGAAATGTCCCTCCTTATACAGGGAAATCACTGCTGATACAGGGAAATCACTGCTGATACAGGGAAATCATCCCTGACATGGGGAAACCATCACTGACATGGCACTGCTGATACATGGAAATCATCACTGACATGGCATTGCTGATACATGGAAATGACTCCTGAACCATCACTCCTAACACAGGGAAACCACTCCTGACACAGGGAAGTCATCCCTGGAACATCACTCCTGACACGGGAAGGTCACTCCTGAAATGGCACTTCTGACACAGGAAAATCACTCCTGAACCATGGAAATCATCCCTGAATGTCACTCCTTATCCACTGTCACTCCTTATCATTCCTGAAACATCACTGCTGACACAAGGAAACCATTCCTGAACCAGGGAAATCACCCCTGGAATGGCACTGCTGAAACAGTGAACTCATCCTGAACTGTCACTCCTGACACAGGGAAATCTGAAATTAGGGTTAGGGATTaggggctggggtttgggaaggaattcctggctgggagggtgggcaggccctggcacagggtgcccagagcagctgtggctgcccctggatccctggcagtgcccaaggccaggctggatgggactggagcagcctgggacagtgggaggtgtccctgccatggcaggggtgggactggatgggatttaaggtcccttccagcccaaaccactctgggattccaTCAATCTATGACAGGAGAGCCAGGAGACAAGGAGGGATAGGAGGGGACAGGAAGGGACACACTCAGCACCACCCACCTCTTCCATCCTCTTGCTGTAGGTATCTTTGGCAGTGGCAACTGCTGCTAAATTGTTGGCTTCTGCTGTGGCCTGCAAGGGCAAAAGGAACACAACATTTAGGGGCAGAAGGACAGGGTTAAGCTGTGCAAgtggacacagccaggacacagccaggacacagccaggacatgTGTGTGGCACCCAGAATCCTCCAACCAATCCCAAACAAGCTCATCCCATATTTACACATCCAAAAGCCTGCACGAAAAGAGGGTTCCTCCCCTCCAAGCCAGAGCTATGAAAACTTTGGCTTCAGCTGTGGGAACCAGCaaggaaagagataaaaggCTCAGCCACAAAtaaacagctccagctgcaacccccagctggctctggcagCCACTTCCatgtgtcacctccctgtgtgGCCCCAAGGATGTCATTCACCTGCAGGGAATCATtcagctgagctggctggggctgtgtgagccAGCAATtccccacagcccttcccaggtgTGATTCCTCAGCCAGGTCAGGCTCCTGATGGCAAACTCTTCCCAAAGTGCTGCTCCTTGGGTGGTTACACTCAGGCATTTGGAATGAAGTCCCAGCAGTCCCACTGTGCTGGACACCTCTGCCAATTCCTGGGAATTAATGGCAATTCCAgtgcaggaattcccagagctcccactCACCTGCAGCATGGACTTGGGGTGTGGCAGCTCCTCCCCTTGGTAGATCTTTATGTAGGCCtggaaaagagcagggaaaagggaatcaTGTGGAATGCAGCACCCAGGAGCAACAGCAGCCACCCCCACCCAGCTCCAGACAGGATTTAGaagcagggaagaggaggatgtTCCAGCAAAAGATGGCTTTGGTCAGAAAATGCCACTCCTTGGGTGGCCTGGGTCAGTCCCTGGAGGCTCTCCCTCCTCCACTCACTCCCAGTCTCCCTCCCAAAGGACCTGCACCTACCTCTgtcctttccctgcaggagcaggagccaaGGTAGCCCTGGAGAGGAGGTGGTGAGAATTACTCACCAATGTCTCTCATGGAAATGTCCCAGTAGCCATGACAACAAAAATAAGCTTTTTCCAAAGGCAACTGGAATACAGCCCTCAGCTTATCCCCCTCGAGCCCTCGAttctccaggaaaggaaaacagctccTCCCACTCTCTGGGCTCCCTGTGTGGTCAAATCCATGACCATGACCAGGAGGTGTTTGCCCTCTGCTGCAGAGGGTCAGGActgtcactgctgccctgcctgctgctgctttccccttGAGCAAAATTCCCCAGAGGAATAAATCCACTTTCTCTGAAATAAGCACCTTGAAATATTCCACAAGGCCTCGACAGGTGATGTGGTTTCCATTGATCTCCTTAATGTCCAGGTTCTCTGGACTGAGAAGCCAAGGAATCAAAATCTTCAAGTTCTTGATGAACTCATCGTctatttctggggaaaaaaaaaagaaaaaagaggcaTCACAGAGTCCCAGAAGCATCACAGAGtcccagaatagtttgggttggaagggacatgaAAGACCATCGTGTTCCAGTCCCCTGCCACggaaggttcttcccccagagggtggaaGGAACAGGCTccacagggaatgggcacaaccccaaggctgcccagagctccagggggaTCTGGACAAAGctctcagggatgcacagggtgggatttctGGTGTTTCCATTAAATTTAACTGTGTAGGactgaaggcagaaaaaaccAATGCAACAGCCAGGAATTTGGAAGGTATGGAAAGCAGGGAAAATCCCCCACATTTCTTCTATCAGAGCACAAAAAGCTGAGTACAGCTCTGAGGCAACAAGAAATTTGTGAAAATTGTGTCAAGAAGCTGCTGACAGCTCCTGTCTGCACACAGCACTTGTTCCACACTCCTCAGCACCTGAGATTAAGGGGGAGCTCCAAGGCTCAGCTCAGTTCCCACCAGCAcatctccctcctgctgccctgctgtccctcctgcttTGCACAGAGTCTGCCAGCAGAGCAAGTCTGAGCCAGACAAAACCAGGGGAAAACTCACATCTTTGCCTGCTAATTTATTTGAAGTAGCTAATGGTCCACTTTATTGCTAAGATTGCAGCAGTCTGGAACCAGCCACACTGCTGAGGAGTTCACAACAAACACCTAAAAATATCCCCAGCACGTGGCTCCTTTTGGGGTGGAGAATCTCACCACAgctcttctctccttctctctttttttaacctGCTGAACCAAGCCTGCCCTGTAGGGAAACCACTGATCAGATAAGTCAGGCAGATTAAATATTCCCTGGAAAGCTTTTCAAAGGGAAATAACTGTTGTGAGAGCTTGTGGAACCAGCCTTCCACCCACCACAAGCAGCAGAttgcagcagccaggctctgcctgtgcaggtgAGGCACAGGAATTCACTGCAGCTTTAACACCACATCCACAAACatccagtgccatccctgcccttcccagttTTCCTGTCACTGGGTGTTGCCAGTAGCTCTCAGGCCTTGTCAGCCCCCCACACCTTTTCTCCCTCACATTTGTCTGCTGCACTGgggggaagcagaagggagtGTGAACAGCACTGGGAGGAGGATCCACCTCCTCTCCCAGAagttttttcatggaaaatacTTTTGGGGGTTTCAGGAACAAGCAGTCTGCCAGGGTTTCTAAGGAATCTGGGTAGAAAGCAGAGCTTTGCCTTTGTACCTTTCAGTTTTCCATCGAAATTGGGGTTGGTGGCGACCTTGAGGCCGGGGTGAGGTAAGAGGAAGCAGGAGATTTTGGTGAAGCAGGAGTGGATGTGCTTCCTGACATTCTGCAGCTCCTCGTGCTGATTGCCTGACACCTGTGGAGACAACGAagcacagaatatcctgagctgggtGTGCCCACAAGGATcagagtccagctcctggccctgcacagacaatCCCccccctgggcatccctggcagtgctgtccaaacccccctggagctctggcagccttgggaatgTCACCATTCCCTGAAGAGCCTGGGCAGCatcctctgggggaagaaccctTCCCCAGTATCCAATTCcactcccctggcacagctccagctgctccctcaggttCTCACagtggtcaccagagagaagagctTGGTGCTGCCCATCTACTTCCCACAGTTTGGGGCCAGTGAGTTTCCTTCTGATAGGAATGCTGGGATAAagctggcaggagcacagggta containing:
- the ATL1 gene encoding atlastin-1 isoform X1; translation: MARNRRDRSSWGSFADKTYEWSSEEEESVRKAGPVQVLIVKDDHSFELDEAALNRILLSEAVRDKEVVAVSVAGAFRKGKSFLMDFMLRYMYNKEAVDWVGDYNEPLTGFSWRGGSERETTGIQIWSEVFLVDKPDGTKVAVLLMDTQGTFDSQSTLRDSATVFALSTMISSIQVYNLSQNVQEDDLQHLQLFTEYGRLAMEETFQKPFQSLIFLVRDWSFPYEFSYGSDGGARFLEKRLKVSGNQHEELQNVRKHIHSCFTKISCFLLPHPGLKVATNPNFDGKLKEIDDEFIKNLKILIPWLLSPENLDIKEINGNHITCRGLVEYFKAYIKIYQGEELPHPKSMLQATAEANNLAAVATAKDTYSKRMEEVCGGDKPFLAPSDLQAKHAELKEEAVRLFRGVKKMGGEEFSRRYLQQLEAEIDELYIQYIKHNDSKNIFHAARTPATLFVVIFITYVLAGVTGFIGLDIIASLCNMILGLTLITLCTWAYIRYSGEYRELGAVIDQVAAALWDQGSTNEALYKLYSAAATHRHLYHHAFPAPRAEPAEGSDRKQL